One Papaver somniferum cultivar HN1 chromosome 10, ASM357369v1, whole genome shotgun sequence genomic window carries:
- the LOC113317647 gene encoding pentatricopeptide repeat-containing protein At1g08610-like, whose amino-acid sequence MEASNLIDVMSRKSQVPNFNTCVNVIRGLIKVGRLEKAMKVLQVMVMSGGVPDIITYNMLVGGLCKKGQIRAAMDVLEDMGLSGCSSDVITYNTILRRMFDHNQYDQAIRFWKDQLRKGCPPYLITFTVLIELVCRHCGAERAMEVLEDMSMEGCYPDIVTYNSLINSTCKEGKYEEATFIIVELLSRGMEPNSVTYNTLLHCLCSHGHWDEVDEVLSIMNKTSNDATLVTYNILLNGLCKNGLLDRAIDFLDQMVSRECTPDIITYNTLLGTLVKEGMTDEVLNIFLSLRRIGCSPVLITYNTLIDGLAKKGDMEKAMALFIEMNEHGVTPDDITFHSLVAGFCRVDLVTEALEMLKEMDRRNRKIRTSTYGIVIQGLCKNGKVEMAIEVLDMMVSSRCRPNEIIYTALVNGVAAAGMTEDATKLRNKLIERKVLKEDTETE is encoded by the coding sequence ATGGAAGCATCGAATCTTATTGATGTGATGTCTCGTAAAAGTCAAGTTCCCAATTTTAATACCTGCGTAAACGTAATTCGCGGCTTGATCAAAGTTGGTCGGTTGGAGAAAGCAATGAAAGTATTGCAAGTTATGGTTATGTCTGGTGGGGTGCCGGACATAATCACTTATAATATGTTGGTTGGTGGTCTGTGTAAAAAAGGACAGATAAGAGCAGCTATGGATGTTCTTGAGGACATGGGTTTGAGTGGTTGTTCGTCTGATGTGATCACATATAACACCATTCTGAGGCGCATGTTCGATCACAATCAGTATGACCAGGCAATACGATTTTGGAAGGACCAGCTAAGAAAGGGGTGTCCTCCGTATCTGATCACTTTCACTGTGCTTATCGAGCTTGTTTGTAGGCACTGCGGTGCAGAACGGGCAATGGAGGTTTTGGAGGATATGTCGATGGAGGGTTGTTATCCCGATATAGTCACTTATAATTCTCTGATTAATTCTACGTGTAAGgaagggaaatatgaagaagcTACCTTCATTATCGTTGAGCTTCTATCACGTGGGATGGAGCCAAATTCAGTCACTTACAACACCCTTCTCCATTGCCTTTGTAGCCATGGGCATTGGGATGAAGTGGATGAGGTCCTCTCAATTATGAATAAGACTTCCAATGATGCTACTCTTGTCACTTACAATATCTTGCTGAATGGTCTATGCAAAAATGGGCTTTTGGATCGGGCTATTGACTTCCTAGATCAAATGGTTTCTCGGGAATGTACTCCTGATATCATTACCTACAATACTCTTCTTGGGACCCTTGTTAAGGAGGGAATGACAGATGAGGTGTTAAACATATTTCTATCGTTAAGACGCATCGGCTGTTCTCCTGTTCTGATCACTTATAATACCTTGATTGATGGATTAGCTAAGAAGGGTGATATGGAGAAAGCAATGGCTCTATTCATTGAGATGAACGAGCATGGGGTTACTCCTGATGATATTACTTTTCATTCTTTGGTTGCTGGGTTTTGCCGGGTGGATCTGGTGACAGAGGCATTGGAGATGTTGAAGGAAATGGACAGAAGAAACCGTAAGATCAGAACTAGTACGTACGGTATTGTAATTCAGGGATTATGCAAAAATGGTAAGGTGGAAATGGCTATTGAAGTTCTAGATATGATGGTATCTAGTCGATGCAGGCCTAATGAAATAATTTACACTGCCCTAGTTAATGGAGTTGCTGCTGCCGGTATGACAGAAGATGCTACGAAGCTACGTAATAAACTGATCGAACGGAAGGTACTTAAGGAAGATACAGAGACGGAATAG
- the LOC113318032 gene encoding dolichyl-diphosphooligosaccharide--protein glycosyltransferase subunit 2-like — translation MRSPMARNLGFLFVLISVVAICEASVFHPISENHRSAALELFSPVDGSFTSLEEAYEALRTFQILGVEKNTVSSTSTCPLVVKNLQLSSSPKDLFYALKVNSFLNCKVEANTFAGIFSKLQAAVKDASSVLDYYYSVGSLVLIKDKGAEGDALLADADGTFHSIKALSHGDGRWRLNSKSAESSIYAAGLALEALAGVVSLSSAEIDQSLIGTVKNDVVKLFDSLEKYDDGASYFNEKLTDAREDQGPISTSSSVVSGLAAFASVSTGKINLSGDKILGLAKYFLGIGVPGSAKDLFNQIESLYNLENSRVSIPLILSLPATVVSLSDKNQLKVKVTTVLGSGAPPSTVKLVQAFQPSSKDTPLIENKELKFDSESNAHSLDVLPLGFDIGKYVFVFRVLLHDSEHKKIYATGGQTQVPIFFTGSVKVDNAEIAVLDSDFQSTGNKKKLDLSGDTSLSLSADHLQKLQLTFQLITTLGHSFKPEQVFLKLIHETKVEHIFVVGSSGSQFEIVLDFLRLVEKFYYLSGRYNIQLTVGDAAMENSFHRDLGHVELDLPKAPEKATRAPLQPADPYSRYGPKPEITHIFRLPEKRPRQELSLAFLVLTFVPLFGFLLGLLRLGVNLKKFPTSESSPLVHAVLFHVFLAAVLGWYLLFWLKMDLFTTLKQLGILGAMLLYFGHRTLSYLASGSSKQKSA, via the exons ATGAGATCTC CAATGGCCAGAAACTTAGGGTTTCTGTTCGTCTTGATATCAGTAGTTGCCATCTGCGAAGCTTCAGTATTTCACCCGATCTCTGAGAATCATCGATCTGCTGCTTTAGAGCTCTTTTCACCTGTCGATGGATCTTTCACAAG CCTAGAAGAGGCATATGAGGCATTAAGAACTTTCCAgattcttggtgttgagaagaaTACTGTATCAAGTACTTCAACATGTCCACTTGTTGTGAAGAATCTTCAGTTGTCATCTTCTCCTAAGGACTTGTTCTATGCCTTGAAAGTCAATAGTTTCTTGAACTGTAAAGTTGAGGCTAATACTTTTGCG GGGATTTTTTCGAAACTTCAAGCTGCTGTGAAGGATGCAAGTTCAGTTCTTGACTATTATTATTCAGTTGGCAGCTTAGTTTTGATCAAG GATAAGGGTGCTGAAGGGGATGCACTTCTTGCGGATGCAGATGGAACATTTCACTCGATCAAG GCCCTTAGTCATGGTGATGGTAGATGGCGCCTTAACTCAAAAAGTGCtgaatctagtatttatgctGCTGGACTAGCACTTGAAGCACTTGCTGGAGTTGTTTCGTTATCCTCTGCTGAAATTGATCAATCATTG ATTGGGACTGTAAAAAATGATGTAGTGAAACTTTTTGACAGTCTAGAAAAATATG ATGACGGAGCCTCCTATTTCAACGAGAAACTTACGGACGCACGTGAAGATCAAGGTCCAATTTCAACCTCATCATCAGTAGTAAGTGGGCTGGCAGCATTTGCGTCGGTTAGCACTGGAAAAATAAAT CTTTCTGGAGATAAGATTTTGGGTTTGGCCAAGTACTTCCTTGGAATCGGGGTCCCTGGGAGTGCCAAAGACTTATTCAATCAGATTGAGTCCTTGTATAACTTGGAGAATAGCAG GGTTTCCATTCCACTTATCTTGTCGCTTCCAGCAACTGTTGTATCATTGAGTGATAAAAATCAGCTCAAG GTTAAGGTGACTACTGTGCTTGGATCTGGTGCACCACCTTCAACTGTGAAACTTGTGCAAGCTTTCCAACCAAGCTCAAAAGACACTCCATTAATTGAAAATAAG GAACTTAAGTTTGACTCAGAAAGCAATGCCCATTCATTAGATGTATTGCCACTAGGTTTTGATATTGGGAAATATGTTTTTGTATTCAGG GTGTTGCTTCATGATTCTGAGCATAAGAAGATTTATGCTACGGGAGGTCAAACTCAAGTGCCTATTTTTTTTACGGGATCAGTCAAAGTTGACAATGCAGAGATTGCTGTATTGGATAGTGATTTCCAGAGTACTGGAAACAAGAAAAA ATTAGATTTATCTGGAGATACTTCTTTATCACTGTCAGCAGACCATCTGCAGAAGTTGCAACTAACCTTTCAACTTATCACTACTCTTGGCCACTCCTTTAAGCCAGAACAG GTCTTCCTCAAATTGATTCATGAGACCAAAGTTGAGCATATTTTTGTGGTGGGGAGTTCTGGAAGCCAGTTTGAGATTGTCTTA GACTTTCTTCGTTTGGTTGAGAAGTTTTACTACCTCTCAGGAAGATACAATATTCAACTCACAGTTGGTGATGCTGCTATG GAGAATTCGTTCCACCGGGATCTTGGTCATGTTGAGCTGGATCTACCAAAAGCACCAGAGAAGGCAACACGTGCTCCTCTACAGCCTGCAGATCCTTACTCGAGATATGGTCCCAAACCTGAGATTACCCACATCTTCAGGTTACCAGAGAAACGCCCACGTCAAGAGCTTTCCCTTGCTTTCTTGGTTCTTACCTTTGTACCTTTGTTTGGGTTCTTATTAGGg CTTTTACGTTTGGGAGTTAACTTGAAGAAGTTCCCGACCTCAGAGAGCTCCCCTCTTGTACATGCTGTTCTCTTCCATGTATTCCTTGCAGCAGTTCTGGGCTGGTACCTGCTTTTTTGGCTGAAG ATGGATCTATTCACTACTTTGAAGCAGTTGGGAATTTTGGGAGCCATGCTGTTGTATTTTGGACACAGGACTCTTTCATACTTGGCATCAGGATCATCCAAGCAGAAATCTGCCTGA
- the LOC113315551 gene encoding uncharacterized protein LOC113315551 has translation MTYAFITLRELWFLRNKCVYENESFNEQLLKTRVLKLTAESEVRMKGKMWNSAYDLQILKHFNMSCRRTVSTRIQEIYFFLPVNTQIVLCCDGASKGNPGNLGYGFIGRNSEGECIVVLAGGLGVATNYYAEVMVLLCDGEWAIKNGKLEVIFRIDSKAVITDFTSGHIPWFTVTRWSKIIDKLQFLSFVHSYIEVNFSADVMAKRGANMARVETVIFTRRPPFLHNMEVENQPYYRFY, from the coding sequence ATGACTTATGCTTTCATAACATTGAGAGAGCTCTGGTTTCTGAGAAATAaatgtgtttatgaaaatgaaagcTTCAATGAACAATTACTCAAGACTAGAGTTCTTAAACTTACTGCTGAGAGTGAAGTAAGAATGAAAGGCAAAATGTGGAACTCAGCATATGACTTGCAAATTTTGAAACATTTTAACATGAGTTGTAGAAGAACTGTTTCCACAAGAATTCAAGAAATTTATTTCTTTCTTCCAGTCAATACTCAGATTGTTCTCTGCTGTGATGGTGCTTCAAAAGGGAATCCTGGTAATTTAGGGTATGGTTTTATTGGAAGAAATTCAGAGGGTGAATGTATAGTTGTTTTGGCAGGAGGACTGGGAGTGGCAACAAACTACTATGCAGAAGTTATGGTCTTACTATGTGATGGAGAATGGGCTATCAAGAATGGTAAACTGGAGGTCATCTTCAGAATTGATTCAAAGGCAGTTATCACAGATTTTACATCAGGTCATATACCATGGTTTACAGTCACCAGATGGAGTAAAATCATTGATAAGTTGCAGTTCTTGAGTTTTGTTCACAGCTACATAGAAGTGAACTTCTCTGCAGATGTTATGGCTAAGAGAGGAGCTAATATGGCAAGAGTAGAAACTGTTATCTTCACAAGAAGACCCCCATTTCTACACAACATGGAAGTTGAAAATCAACCATATTATAGATTTTACTAA